A region from the Halomonas piscis genome encodes:
- a CDS encoding AEC family transporter, which produces MEDIAPGALAGPLTMLLGFVGLGFIAARRLAVDPRPIATLLIYLIAPFTFFRALMNGGPTPGYVLLTLILFCLSSAIALAVRALTRHRFGPQEGALLAFSSGTGNTGYFGLPVALIVLPPQGVTQYLFCILGITLYEFTVGFYLSARGQFSIRQSLGKIVRLPLIYAFLAALLLAQFDLALPEAVMASLDVFPATYTLLGMMIIGMTLSRVTLAAWDTRLVVACTALRYGVWPLATLATVLVLQTFFALSPDLAMAILLLGVVPMAANVVVVAMELGIQPQKGALAVLVTTLLAPLIMPLYLAGMLSLTGLG; this is translated from the coding sequence ATGGAAGATATTGCACCCGGCGCGCTTGCCGGTCCGCTCACCATGCTGCTGGGCTTTGTCGGCCTCGGCTTTATCGCTGCCCGCCGCCTGGCGGTCGACCCGCGCCCCATTGCCACGCTGCTGATTTACCTGATCGCCCCGTTCACGTTTTTTCGCGCGCTGATGAACGGCGGTCCCACGCCGGGCTACGTGCTGCTGACGCTGATCCTGTTCTGCCTGTCCAGCGCCATTGCGCTGGCCGTGCGCGCGCTGACCCGCCATCGCTTTGGCCCCCAGGAAGGCGCGCTGCTGGCGTTTTCCTCGGGCACCGGCAACACTGGCTACTTTGGCCTGCCGGTCGCGCTGATCGTGCTGCCGCCCCAGGGCGTCACCCAGTATCTGTTCTGCATTCTGGGCATCACCCTGTACGAATTTACCGTCGGCTTCTACTTAAGCGCCCGAGGCCAGTTTTCCATTCGCCAGAGCCTGGGCAAGATCGTCCGACTGCCGCTTATTTACGCCTTTCTCGCCGCGCTGCTGCTGGCCCAGTTCGACCTCGCCCTGCCCGAGGCGGTGATGGCGTCGCTTGACGTCTTCCCCGCCACCTACACGCTGCTGGGCATGATGATCATCGGCATGACCCTGAGCCGGGTGACGCTTGCCGCCTGGGATACTCGACTGGTCGTCGCCTGCACGGCGCTGCGCTACGGCGTCTGGCCCCTGGCGACGCTCGCCACGGTGCTGGTGCTGCAAACTTTCTTTGCGCTGTCGCCAGACCTGGCCATGGCCATTCTACTGCTCGGCGTGGTGCCCATGGCGGCCAACGTCGTGGTGGTCGCCATGGAGCTTGGCATTCAGCCGCAGAAAGGGGCGCTTGCCGTGCTGGTCACCACACTGCTAGCGCCCCTGATCATGCCGCTGTATCTGGCCGGCATGCTTTCCCTGACCGGACTTGGCTAG
- a CDS encoding NAD-dependent succinate-semialdehyde dehydrogenase, translating to MADYAVTNPATDDRVADYPTATAADIEQALAGAAKSFHAWSRDVDVAERATRLARVAELHAERREELAGIIVREMGKPVDQAREEIDFCVDIFRYYADNAAAFLADEPIDSPAGGSAFIRRQPLGVLVGIMPWNFPFYQVARFVAPNLALGNTILLKHAPQCPESALALERLFVDAGLPEGAYVNLFATNDQVAEVIADPRVQGVSLTGSERAGAAVAEQAGRHLKKVVLELGGSDVFLILDTDDIASAVEMAVAGRLGNNGQACNGSKRMVVMDHLYDEFVERFAAAMAAHRPTDPTVDGATLGPLSSASATRNLQHQVQKALDQGAVLRAGGADPEGNFFAPTVLTDVTPEMDAYREELFGPVAVVYRVASEDEAVALANDSPYGLGAIVVSRDEQQALRVADRLEVGMVFINEVGGEAAELPFGGVKRSGFGRELGRLGIDEFVNKKLIRVKA from the coding sequence ATGGCTGACTACGCCGTCACCAATCCGGCGACCGACGACAGGGTCGCCGACTACCCCACGGCCACCGCGGCCGATATCGAGCAGGCGCTGGCCGGCGCCGCGAAGTCGTTTCACGCCTGGTCGCGCGACGTCGACGTCGCCGAGCGCGCGACGCGCCTCGCGCGGGTGGCAGAGCTTCACGCCGAACGCCGGGAGGAACTGGCCGGCATTATCGTGCGCGAGATGGGCAAACCCGTTGATCAGGCCCGCGAAGAAATCGACTTCTGCGTGGATATCTTTCGCTACTATGCCGACAACGCCGCCGCTTTCCTGGCGGACGAGCCGATCGACTCCCCCGCCGGCGGCTCCGCCTTTATCCGCCGTCAGCCCCTCGGCGTGCTGGTCGGCATCATGCCGTGGAACTTCCCTTTCTATCAGGTGGCACGCTTTGTCGCTCCCAACCTGGCGCTGGGCAATACGATCCTGCTCAAGCACGCGCCCCAGTGCCCCGAGTCGGCGCTGGCGCTGGAGCGCTTGTTTGTCGACGCCGGCCTGCCCGAGGGCGCCTACGTCAACCTGTTCGCCACCAACGACCAGGTGGCCGAGGTGATTGCCGACCCCCGGGTTCAGGGTGTGTCGCTCACCGGCTCCGAGCGCGCCGGCGCCGCCGTGGCCGAGCAGGCCGGGCGCCATTTGAAAAAGGTCGTGCTCGAGCTCGGCGGCTCGGACGTCTTTCTCATTCTCGACACCGACGATATCGCGAGCGCCGTGGAGATGGCGGTGGCCGGGCGGCTGGGCAACAACGGCCAGGCCTGCAACGGCTCCAAGCGCATGGTGGTCATGGACCATCTCTATGATGAGTTCGTCGAGCGCTTTGCCGCCGCCATGGCGGCGCACAGGCCCACTGACCCCACCGTCGACGGCGCCACTCTGGGGCCGCTGTCCTCGGCAAGCGCTACTCGCAATCTCCAGCACCAGGTGCAGAAGGCGCTGGATCAGGGCGCGGTGCTCCGCGCCGGCGGGGCCGACCCCGAGGGCAACTTTTTCGCGCCCACGGTGCTCACCGACGTGACCCCGGAGATGGACGCCTACCGCGAAGAGCTGTTCGGCCCCGTCGCCGTGGTCTATCGGGTGGCAAGCGAAGACGAAGCGGTGGCGCTTGCCAACGACTCGCCTTACGGCCTCGGCGCCATTGTGGTTTCCCGGGACGAGCAACAGGCGCTGCGCGTCGCTGATCGCCTCGAGGTGGGCATGGTCTTCATCAACGAAGTTGGTGGGGAAGCCGCCGAGCTGCCCTTCGGCGGCGTCAAGCGCAGCGGCTTTGGCCGCGAGCTCGGCCGGCTGGGTATCGATGAGTTCGTCAACAAGAAGCTCATCCGCGTGAAGGCCTGA